A region from the Triticum aestivum cultivar Chinese Spring chromosome 3D, IWGSC CS RefSeq v2.1, whole genome shotgun sequence genome encodes:
- the LOC123076904 gene encoding uncharacterized protein has protein sequence MESSSSSLLLSSYAGNNKRARDADLEVGSSAEAEAAKRMRPEDLLDLLADDTDAAAAGDLASVMRSLEEEICADELMPPQPELGFLLEASDDELGLPPAAGASSSSDDAGGWEPEEAAGLFGEQIWGFEDEIDGAYAFGGVAYSPEAAVAAAAAAAEWGDDGFDAGLFGFGDESFGPSDLDVLRQETMPAV, from the coding sequence ATGGAGAGCTCCTCCTCGTCTCTCTTGCTGAGTTCGTATGCCGGCAACAACAAGAGGGCCAGGGATGCCGACCTCGAAGTGGGCTCGTCCGcggaggcggaggccgccaagaGGATGCGACCGGAGGACCTGCTGGACCTGCTCGCCGACGACACCGACGCCGCGGCGGCCGGCGACCTGGCCTCCGTCATGCGGAGCCTTGAGGAGGAGATATGCGCCGACGAGCTGATGCCGCCGCAGCCGGAGCTGGGGTTCCTGCTCGAGGCCTCCGACGACGAGCTCGGCCTGCCGCCGGCCGCCGGGGCGTCCTCCTCGTCGGACGACGCCGGGGGCTGGGAGCCGGAGGAGGCCGCAGGCCTGTTCGGGGAGCAGATATGGGGCTTCGAGGACGAGATTGACGGCGCATACGCCTTCGGCGGCGTCGCCTACTCGCCGGAGGCCGCCGTGGCGGCTGCTGCGGCCGCGGCCGAGTGGGGCGACGACGGCTTTGACGCCGGCCTGTTCGGCTTCGGCGACGAGTCATTCGGGCCGTCCGATCTCGACGTGCTTCGCCAGGAGACCATGCCCGCCGTTTGA